CGCGGGCGATCAGCAAGCGGCTACCGTGGGGCAGGCCTGCTTCAAACCCGGCATGATGAAATCCACTTACGGCACGGGCTGTTTCGCGCTTCTCAATACTGGCGCGACGCCGGTTCTGAGCGAAAACCGCCTGCTCACGACCATCGCTTACCAACTGGACGACAAACCGACATATGCGCTCGAAGGCTCCATCTTTGTGGCGGGCGCTGTGGTGCAATGGCTGCGCGACGGGCTGGGGATCATCGACCAAGCTTGCGAGACTGGCGCACTGGCCGAGGCCGCGGACCCCACGCAGAACGTGATCCTCGTGCCCGCCTTTACCGGGCTTGGCGCGCCCTATTGGAACGCCGAGTGCCGGGGCGCGGTCTATGGGCTGACACGCGCCACCGGTCCGGCGGAAATGGCACGGGCAGCGCTCGAATCCGTGGGGTTTCAAACCCGTGATCTCTTGGAGGCCATGCACGCAGATTGGCCCGGACAGGATGCCCCCACCTTGCGCGTGGATGGTGGGATGAGCGGGTCGGATTGGACCATGCAATTTCTCGCGGACATCACCGGCGCCCCGGTAGACCGCCCGCCTGTGCTGGAGACGACAGCGCTTGGGGCCGCGTGGCTTGCGGGGATGCAGATCGGGCTCTACCCCGGACAGGAGGCTTTCGCGGACACATGGGCGCACGAGCGCACGTTCACGCCCGCCATGGCGTCTGACCTGCGCGATGCGCGCTATGCGAAGTGGAAGCGTGCCGTGGCCGCGACCCTGACCGTCTGAACGAAATTTCGGCCCGATCACGCGACGCACTCAGGCCCTCACAAAGCCGCGAGGTCGGATTACGCAGCGGCGTGGATGCCACCACATATGCCGCACGACCATGTCATTCTTAACAGGAGATACCTGATGACCACCCGCCGCACCTTCCTCACGTCCGCCGCCGCAATGGCCACGATTGCCGCCACCACCACACTGACCGCCCTGCCCGCTTTTGCGGCAAAGGATGCCTATTACATCAAGGACGGCACCGTGATCGGCGGCTACGATCCCGTGGCCTATTTCACCGATGGTGGACCCGCGCAGGGCAGCGCAGAACATGCGCTTGATTGGGACGGAGCCACATGGCATTTCACCAGCGCAGAAAACAAAGCCGCCTTCAAAGCCGACCCCGCGAAATACGCCCCACAATATGGCGGGTATTGCGCATATGCGGTCTCAAAAGGGGCCACCGCCAAGACTGAGCCCGAGGCCTGGAAGATTGTAGATGACAAGCTCTACCTGAACTTCGATCTCGACGTGCAGAAGATCTGGCTTGAAGATGTGCCTGGAAATATCACCAAGGCCGATGCCAACTGGCCCGGCGTTCTGAACTGATCGCCTCCCCTCCGGAAAACCTCGAAGGCCGTGCAGCATTGTGCGGCCTTCAGCGCATCTGAGGTCTCCATCTCAATTCCCGCTCTCAATCCTCCCTCTCGCACAAAAACCCGCAAAGATGCTCCGCAAGCTCATGCGCGGCCTCATCCGCCCCATGCCGCAGCAGCAGATAGTAGCCATAGGATGTTTGCACACGCGCCTCTATCGGTTTGACCAGACGGCCCGCCGCCAAATCCTCGTCCAGTAATTCGCTCCAGCCCAGCGCAATCCCAAGCCCGGCACGGGCGGCATCAATTTGCGCCGCATATGAATCAGTGCGGATCAGCACCTTTGCCTCAGACGGGCTCAGGTCCATTTCCGTGAGCCATATTCCCCAATTCATCCAGTTCCACTGTTTGTAATCCAGATCAATCAAATCGGCCTGCAACAGATCCTGCGCAGTGCTCACCGGACATTTGGCGAGATAGGACGGCGCGCAAACGGGCGTCACCTCATCGCCAAACAAAAGCCGTGCGGTAAAACCGGGCCACGTCCCATTGCCATGCAGCACAACCACATCAGAGCCAAGAATTTGCGCCTCGTCATCGCTCACGCATAAATCAACGGTCAGCGGCGGATGCGCGCGCAGAAAGCGCGCCAAGCGCGGGGTCAGCCAGAACCCACCGATAGACGTGTCCACGGCCAACTTGAGGAACGGACGCGTGTCGCGGTGCTGCATGCTGACCGTGGCGGCAGAGAGGTGCTGAAGTGCTATCTTCACCCCGTTGAAAAGCTCGCGGCCTTCATCCGTGAGGCTGATCGCGCGGTGCGACCTTGTGAAAAGCGCGGTGCCGAGGATGGATTCGAGCGTGCGTACCCGTTGGCTGACCGCTGATTGCGTTACCGCAAGCTCATGGGCGGCGCGGGTGAAGCTGCCCAAACGGGCGGATGCCTCGAACGGCACCAAAAGGTCGAGGGGGGGAAGGTTGCGCGGTTGCATAAGTCAGCCTAATCCAAATTCCTTAGAAAGGATCGTTTGCGTGATTTCCACTAATCTATTCCATTGGGCAGACACGTAGCCAAGGAGAATCGCCATGACCCGTCCGATTTTAGATCTGATGCCCGGCGATGCACCCTTTCGGGCCGATCCATCCGTGTCCTACACCCTGCCCGCCCGCTTCTATCACGACCCTGATATCTGGGAGCATGAGAAGGCCGCTATTTTCGCGCGCAGCTGGAATTATGCAGGCCATGTCAGCCAGTTGGCCGAGCCGGGCTGCTTCATCACCCTGCGTATTCATGAGCAAAACATCTTCGTTGCGCGCACGCGGCAGGGTGATCTCAAGGCCTTCTACAATGTCTGCCCGCATCGCGGCCACGAGCTTGTCTCGGGCACGGGGCGCAAGAACGTGATCACCTGCCCCTATCACGCATGGGCGTTTGATTTTGACGGCACGCTCAAATCCGCCCGCAACACCGAGACGGTTCAAGACTTTGACAAGGCCGATTTCTCGCTCAAAGAAGTGCGCGTGGAGGTTTTCTGCGGGCTGGTGATGGTCAATCTGGACCCTGATGCCATCCCCTTTGCCGCGCAGATGGGCGATCTGGAAAAAGAAATCCGCACCTTCGTGCCGTCAGTGGACACGCTGCAAATGGCGCAGCGCGACACTTATGAGGTCGAGGCGAACTGGAAGGTGCTCGTGGACAATTTCCTTGAGTGTTACCACTGCCACACCGCCCACAAGGATTTCGTCGATCTGGTGGATATGGACAGCTACCGCACGATCACCAATGGGCTCTACTCCAGCCAACTTGCGGGCAAACCCAAATCGCTCAGCAACCGTGCCTTCGCCTTCACGCCGGGCGAGGTCGATTTCGGCTATGCAGGGTGGTTCGTCTGGCCCAATTTCACCATATGGGCTTACCCCGGCGAGGCGAACCTGTCTGTGCTACAGATGAACCCGACCGCGCCCGAACAGTGCACGGAATTCCAAGACTGGTTCGTCAAGGACGGCGTTGTCACGGATCAGTTGCGCGATGCGATCACCTATCAGATCGACGTGCTGCAACCCGAGGATATCAGCCTGTGCCAATCGGTCCAAAAAGGTCTGAAATCATCGGGATATAACCAAGGCCGCTTCATCGTGGACGCCGGCAAAACCGAGCTGAGCGAACACGCCGTTCACCATTTTCAAAACCTCGTCGCCACATCCCTCGGCGCCAAACTGGACCCGGATACACACACATGATGCACTCAAGCGACGGCAAAACCCGCGATCTGATCACCTCCCGCCCCGGCAATGGCTGGGACCACAACATGCATCGCCATGTCTATCATGACCTGGAGGCGAAGCACGGGCCGCATTACACCGTCTACAACCGCCGCTTCATGTGCGTCTATATGGACGATCTGACCACCGAGGAGGGCTATTGGCTGCTGCGCACCAAGGCTGCCTGTCTGCATACGGGCGAATGGCCGATCGAAATTGCCGGGCCCGATGCGCTGAAGCTGATGGAGCTTTTGTTCGTCAACAACATCTCCAAGGTCAAGCCTGGGCGCTGCGGCTATGGTGTTGCGTGTTTCGATGATGGTGGGCTCTTGGTGGATGGTGTCTTTGTGCGGCTGGCCGAGGACCGGTTCTGGTATGTGCAGGCCGATGGAGATTTCATCAACTGGGCGCGCGCGCATGCCAAGGGGATGGATGTGAAAATCATCGGCACCCCCATTAATGTAAGTCAGATCCAAGGCCCCACCTCGATGGAGATCCTCGCCGCCGCGGCCACGGGGGGCATCCCCGCGCCCTTTGGCTATTTCGGCAGTGCATGGGTGGATTTCGGCGGGCAGGAGGTGCTTATCACACGCACCGGATACACAAATGAGCTGGGCTGGGAATTCTATACCGAGCCGCACCACGACGCACACGCACTCTGGGCCCATCTGGAGGCGGCGGGCGCGCCGCATGGGCTGCGCATGTTCGGGCTCGATTCCATGAACATCCGCCGGATCGAGGCGGGTATCCTCAACGCCAATTCAGATTTCGACGAGACCACGACACCCTTCGCCGTGGGCCTTGACCGGTTCATCGACATGGAAAACGGCGATTTCATCGGCAAGGCGGCCCTTGAACGCGCGGAGAAAGGCCTGCGCCTGCACGGGCTGACCTGCGCCGGCGCGGTGCCACGGGTCAACGGCGCGGTGACGGTGGATGGCGTGCAGGTGGGCCGGATCACCGCTGGCGAACGCTCCCCGTTTTTGCAAACCGGCATCGGCTATGCGCTGATGGACAAACCGGGCGATGGGTCGGGAAGCGTTGTCATGGTCGAATGCACGGATGGCGCGCTCCACGAGGCCGTTTTCTGCGCCACGCCGATGTATGATCCCACCTCGGAGATTGCACGCGGCAAGATCGTAGACATCCCCGAACGGCCCGCCTGAAACGACAAGTTTCGCCGGAGCCCCCCCCCGGCACGGTCTACGTTTCGCGTTATCTTCGTGTATCAGGTGCAATTTCAACCACTTATAGGTGGTACGCAATCCCAACGGTCAGAACGCACAGCTCAGTTTCAGCCTGCCCTGAATCTGACGTGTGTCCGGCCAGAGGCCGCTCGCGCTCACATCCGCATCAATGGCCCAGCGTGCATGCTGCTGCGTTTACGACCCAAACCACAACGCAACACCCGCCCAAACAGGGGCAGGCGAACGCGCATATCAGTGATAGTGTAAATATTGGAGGCGAGTACCGGAATCGAACCGGTGTACACGGATTTGCAATCCGCTGCGTAACCACTCCGCCAACTCGCCTGCCGTGGTTGTGTCGCTGACTTAGAGCAACCGGCGCGCCCGTGCAAGAGGCTCTCGTGGGTGTTCAGGCGAAGCCCGCGGCTCAACCTGTATAGGCCGCATCCCAGCGCTCGATCAGGGCCTGTTGCAAGGCCTTGGCGCGTTTGTTCCAAGCGGATGCTCCCGCGGGGCGGCCTTGGGTATTTTTATTCAGGCCTCGCCGCAAATCGTTATTGGCCGATAAAATAGCAAAAGCCAGCGGGCGCCCGTCTGGCCCTGTCGCATACCCCGAAAGGGTGCTCACGAAAAAGAGTGTGCCCGTCTTGGCCTGCACTGTGACAGGGTGGGCATTGTTGACCTGACCGTCCTTGTGGCGCATCGTAAAAGGTTTCATCAACGGGCCAAGCACATTTTCGGCATAGACCGCCGCCATGGCCTGCGCCAATGCCTGCGGCGTGACGCTGGAGGCCGGACCCAGCCCCGAGTGATCCACCAGACGCGCCCCCCTGAGGCCCAGATTGGCCTGCGCCCATGTGCTCATCTCGCGCCCCGAGGCAGCAAGCGACGCGACACTGCCCTTGCGTGCGGCGGTGGCAGTCATGCCGACAAGCTCGGCGGTGAGGTTGTTGGAATATTTCAGCATGTCGCGCACGATGATGCTGAGGGCCGCACTTTGGTGCGTGACGAGGGCCGTGCCGCGCGGCAAGCGGCTCAGAGGGCTGCCCATCTTCAGGTCGATCCCCTGGCTGCGCGCAAAACCTGCAAAGACCTCGCCCGCATACTCTGCCGGGCGCCGCACCGGAAGCCAGCGTGTGCCGCTATTGCCAAGCGCGCCTTGTGCCACGGTCCACGCGTCATGATCACCGCCATCGGTATAGGTGTAGAGAGGGCTTTGCCGGTTCGCCACGCGCATCCGTGCCACACGCACCTCGGGGCGGTATTTCCCGGAGCGCGCGTCCATCGTGACCGTGTAGCCGCCAGAGCCTCGTTGCCACGCGAAATGCACCCGGTTGAAATTCAGATTCAGCCCCGAAATGGTGGGGTTATAGCCTACGTGATCGGGCTGATCCGCATCGATCACGCGGGTATAGGGCAGCGCATCGCCGAAGACACGAAACGCCCCATCGACCGCACGGATGCCCGCCGCCTTGAGGTCTGCGGCCATACCGGCAAGTGCATCCGTGTCCAGCGTCGGGTCACCGCCACCCGCAAGGATCAGATCACCCTTGATCACACCATTCTCAACAGCCCGCGTCGCGATCAGGCGCGTGCGAAACCTGTATCCCGCCCCCAGTGAGCGGATGCCATAAAGCGCCGTGATCGCCTTTGTGACGCTGGCGGGTGCGAACCCTTGCGCGGGGTTATGGCTCTCCAGCACATTGCCTGTGCGCACATCCACCACGGCATATCCAACCGCGCCACCCAACTGGGCCGCATCTATAAGCGCCTGTGCGTCCGGCGCGCGCGCAGCACGGGACAGACCCCCCGCAGGCCGCGCCTGAGGGCGCAAGGACACTGACGGCGCGCCCGCAACCGCAGGGCCCGCCAAAAGCGCACCAGCTGCTGCGCTCAAAAAATATCGCCGTGAAATCCCCAATGTCATAATCAAAGGTTAACCCCGGTTGCGGGCGTGAGACAATTGGCTTTGTACCCGGTACAGATCACGATTTGATTAACCCTGCGCGGACCATGCGCCATCCGCGCGCAGCCCGGTGGACGACATCGCGACCATTGGCACGTTCACAAAACACCACGCAGGCGCACGCATATGGGCCAGACGCTGGCTCTGCCGATCCGGCAGCCGGTAATCCTTGTAGATCCGCGCCGCCTTGGAGCTGCGCGCCGCAAGCCGCGCACCGGGCCGGGCAAGAACGCCGATGGGAACCGTCTCCATGATCTCCTGCCAATCCTGCCACAGATGGAACTGCGCCAGATTATCCGCCCCCATAAGCCACACAAACCGCGCACCGGGCCGGGCTGCGCACAAAGCACGCAATGTCTCAGCCGTATAGCGCGCGCCGATCTGGGCCTCGAAATCGCTGATCTCGACACGCGGGTGATCCATGATCGCCTGCGCCGCCGCCATGCGCCGCGCTATGGGGGCCGGGCCATGCGCCTTC
The nucleotide sequence above comes from Roseovarius carneus. Encoded proteins:
- a CDS encoding LysR substrate-binding domain-containing protein; protein product: MQPRNLPPLDLLVPFEASARLGSFTRAAHELAVTQSAVSQRVRTLESILGTALFTRSHRAISLTDEGRELFNGVKIALQHLSAATVSMQHRDTRPFLKLAVDTSIGGFWLTPRLARFLRAHPPLTVDLCVSDDEAQILGSDVVVLHGNGTWPGFTARLLFGDEVTPVCAPSYLAKCPVSTAQDLLQADLIDLDYKQWNWMNWGIWLTEMDLSPSEAKVLIRTDSYAAQIDAARAGLGIALGWSELLDEDLAAGRLVKPIEARVQTSYGYYLLLRHGADEAAHELAEHLCGFLCERED
- the glpK gene encoding glycerol kinase GlpK, with the translated sequence MSQILAIDQGTTSTRAIVFNADLRPVASAQAEFAQHFPASGWVEHDPSDLWSTTLITCRAALKQSGPVQAIGITNQRETTLVWDATTGAPLCNAIVWQDRRTAQTCADLRAAGHEALVRAQTGLLLDPYFSGTKLKWILDQHPGARMRAAKGELLFGTVDSFLIWHLTGGAVHATDATNAARTLLYDIHKGAWSPEICALLDIPPEMLPEVRNSADDYGTCVPEHFGAPIPIRGVAGDQQAATVGQACFKPGMMKSTYGTGCFALLNTGATPVLSENRLLTTIAYQLDDKPTYALEGSIFVAGAVVQWLRDGLGIIDQACETGALAEAADPTQNVILVPAFTGLGAPYWNAECRGAVYGLTRATGPAEMARAALESVGFQTRDLLEAMHADWPGQDAPTLRVDGGMSGSDWTMQFLADITGAPVDRPPVLETTALGAAWLAGMQIGLYPGQEAFADTWAHERTFTPAMASDLRDARYAKWKRAVAATLTV
- the dacB gene encoding D-alanyl-D-alanine carboxypeptidase/D-alanyl-D-alanine endopeptidase — translated: MSAAAGALLAGPAVAGAPSVSLRPQARPAGGLSRAARAPDAQALIDAAQLGGAVGYAVVDVRTGNVLESHNPAQGFAPASVTKAITALYGIRSLGAGYRFRTRLIATRAVENGVIKGDLILAGGGDPTLDTDALAGMAADLKAAGIRAVDGAFRVFGDALPYTRVIDADQPDHVGYNPTISGLNLNFNRVHFAWQRGSGGYTVTMDARSGKYRPEVRVARMRVANRQSPLYTYTDGGDHDAWTVAQGALGNSGTRWLPVRRPAEYAGEVFAGFARSQGIDLKMGSPLSRLPRGTALVTHQSAALSIIVRDMLKYSNNLTAELVGMTATAARKGSVASLAASGREMSTWAQANLGLRGARLVDHSGLGPASSVTPQALAQAMAAVYAENVLGPLMKPFTMRHKDGQVNNAHPVTVQAKTGTLFFVSTLSGYATGPDGRPLAFAILSANNDLRRGLNKNTQGRPAGASAWNKRAKALQQALIERWDAAYTG
- a CDS encoding aminomethyltransferase family protein, translated to MMHSSDGKTRDLITSRPGNGWDHNMHRHVYHDLEAKHGPHYTVYNRRFMCVYMDDLTTEEGYWLLRTKAACLHTGEWPIEIAGPDALKLMELLFVNNISKVKPGRCGYGVACFDDGGLLVDGVFVRLAEDRFWYVQADGDFINWARAHAKGMDVKIIGTPINVSQIQGPTSMEILAAAATGGIPAPFGYFGSAWVDFGGQEVLITRTGYTNELGWEFYTEPHHDAHALWAHLEAAGAPHGLRMFGLDSMNIRRIEAGILNANSDFDETTTPFAVGLDRFIDMENGDFIGKAALERAEKGLRLHGLTCAGAVPRVNGAVTVDGVQVGRITAGERSPFLQTGIGYALMDKPGDGSGSVVMVECTDGALHEAVFCATPMYDPTSEIARGKIVDIPERPA
- a CDS encoding nicotinate-nucleotide adenylyltransferase, with the translated sequence MHRVSLPACRPGRAVGLLGGSFDPPHSGHAHITREALKRFDLSAVWWLVSPGNPLKAHGPAPIARRMAAAQAIMDHPRVEISDFEAQIGARYTAETLRALCAARPGARFVWLMGADNLAQFHLWQDWQEIMETVPIGVLARPGARLAARSSKAARIYKDYRLPDRQSQRLAHMRAPAWCFVNVPMVAMSSTGLRADGAWSAQG
- a CDS encoding aromatic ring-hydroxylating oxygenase subunit alpha, with protein sequence MTRPILDLMPGDAPFRADPSVSYTLPARFYHDPDIWEHEKAAIFARSWNYAGHVSQLAEPGCFITLRIHEQNIFVARTRQGDLKAFYNVCPHRGHELVSGTGRKNVITCPYHAWAFDFDGTLKSARNTETVQDFDKADFSLKEVRVEVFCGLVMVNLDPDAIPFAAQMGDLEKEIRTFVPSVDTLQMAQRDTYEVEANWKVLVDNFLECYHCHTAHKDFVDLVDMDSYRTITNGLYSSQLAGKPKSLSNRAFAFTPGEVDFGYAGWFVWPNFTIWAYPGEANLSVLQMNPTAPEQCTEFQDWFVKDGVVTDQLRDAITYQIDVLQPEDISLCQSVQKGLKSSGYNQGRFIVDAGKTELSEHAVHHFQNLVATSLGAKLDPDTHT
- a CDS encoding YHS domain-containing (seleno)protein, with amino-acid sequence MTTRRTFLTSAAAMATIAATTTLTALPAFAAKDAYYIKDGTVIGGYDPVAYFTDGGPAQGSAEHALDWDGATWHFTSAENKAAFKADPAKYAPQYGGYCAYAVSKGATAKTEPEAWKIVDDKLYLNFDLDVQKIWLEDVPGNITKADANWPGVLN